Genomic window (Trueperaceae bacterium):
CGCCGCCGGCGTGCGGCGCCAAGTGCCGGACGTGCTTGCGCTCCATGCTCGTCAGGAGCCCGAGGAGCACGTCCACGACGGGCGCGGCGGCGAGCACCTCACGAAACGCCACGTCCGCCCGCGCAGCGGCGGACGGTCGGAGGCCGCGGAAGTCGCGACCCAACGCCTTGGTGAGCAGGTCGCGGACCTCAGGCGGGATGCCCAGCGCGCGGCCGAGGTCCTGGATGGCCAACGGCAGGCGGTACGTGATCTTGTTGCACACCATCGCCTCCGTCTCCGCCCCGAAACGCTCCTCCACCCACGCCAACACCTCATCACGCCGCGCAGACGAGATGTCGATATCCACATCCGGCATGCTCGTCTTGCCCGTGTGCAAGAAGCGCTCGAACAGCAGGCCGTGCTCGATCGGATCGATCATCGTGATGCCAAGCAAGTAGCACACGACGCTTGCAGCGGCCGACCCGCGACCGGCCGCAAGGATCCCGTGACGCCGACAGTAGTCGGTCACCTCGGCCGCCACCAGGAAGAAATCCGCCAGGCCGAGGCTGCGGATGGTGACTAGTTCCTCCTCGAACCGCGCGCGAGCGTCGACTAGACGGTCGCCGGGGTAGAGGCGGGTGAGGGCGGCGTAGCAGCGCTCCTCGAGGTGACGTTCGGGCGCCTCACCGCCCGGCACACGCGCCTTCGGTGGCGTGAGCCGCTCCGGCAGCAACTGAAAGGTCGCGCTCTCGGCGATCCAGTCGGCGTTAAGGACCGCGTCCGGGAACGGCAGGCGCTCCACGACCTCCTCGGGACTAGCTAGCGCCTGACAGGAGTTCTGCGGGCGCCTAGCGTGCGGCTGCTCCACCGTGATGCCCAGGCGAGCGCACGTGAGCGCGTCGTACAAGCGGTAGTCGTCCTCTGTGGCGTAGCGGACCTCGGGCGCGGTGACGACAGGCAGGCCGAGGCTCTGCGCGAGCCGCCGGATGACGCGAGCACGCCGCGAATCCCACCGGTACTGGTCGTGAAAGAGCTGCACGTAGAACCGCTCAGGGAACGCACCCTGCAACTGCCGGAGCAACTCCTCGAGCTGCGTCACGCGGCGCTTGGCCAACAGTTCGGCCACGACGCCGTCGCGTGGGCCGGAGAGCAGGATCACGTCCTTGGTGTTGGCCAGCAGCACGGGTAGGGGCACGTCGCGCTCTTCGCGGACATGGGCGACGCTCAGGAGGGTGCAGAGCGTGCCGTAGCCGGCGCGTGAGGCGGCCATTAGCACCATGGGGTAAGGCGTGCCGTCGATGCTCACCGGCACGGTCGCACCGATCAACGCCCGGACGCCGTGCTCGCGAGCAGCCTCGAACAGCTCGACGCCGCCCGTGACGTTCAGGTCGTCCGTAAGCGCCAGGTACCGGTAGCCGAGTTCGGCAGCGCGCCTGACCAACGTCGTGGGGCTGGCCGTGCCAGCGCCGAGGCTGTAGTACGAGTGCACATTGAGCAGAGCGGACAGACGCACGAGCACCTCGATCCGGGGGCGGCGCGCTGGCCAGCTCCCTGGTGCCCGAAAGATTACCCGCGGTAAACCAGGGTGTCAATGATCGAGAAGGGTCATTCCCGGTGCATTCTGCTACCGACCTGCTACCGGAGCACCTAAAGGCGAACGGCGCCTCCTCAGAAGCGCCGTTCCCATCGTGCTTTTCGTGGTGCGCCCGAGAAGATTCGAACTCCTGACCTTCTGATCCGTAGTCAGACGCTCTATCCAACTGAGCTACGGGCGCGTGTCACCCGGCCTCGCGGCCTGGGCACGAAAGGATATCACGGGCGGGCGGCGCTTGTGCAACTAGGTCGGTCGTGAACGCGTACGAGGGCAGCAGCCGATCGGCCCCTTGGCGTACGCTGACGAGGCCGTGAGCCGGCACCGGATCGCATGACGACGCCTCTCGATAACGCCAGGGCCCCCGTGCTCCACCGCGCCAGGGTCGCGGTCTCGGCGCTCTTCTTCTGCAACGGCGCCATGTACGCCAGCATCCTGCCGCGTTACCCAGAGATCAAGGCGGCCCTCCGCCTGAGCGACGCGGCCTACGGCCTCGCCATCGCCGCCCTGCCGGTCGGCGCGCTGCTGTCCGGCTTGGCCGCGGCGACGCTCGTCCGGCGCTTCGGCTCGGCCCGGTTGGCGGCTTACGGGTCGGTGGCGTTGGCGCTGGCGATCCTGGCCGTCGGACTCTCGACGACACCGCTGTTTTTCGCCCTGGCCCTCTTCGTGGTCGGCCTGCTCGACTCCGTTACCGACGTGGCGCAGAACGCGCACGGTCTACGGGTGCAGCGCGGTTACAGGCGCTCGATCATCAACGGCTTCCACGCCATCTGGTCGCTCGGCGCGGTGGCGGGCGGCCTGCTCTCGGCCGGCGCCGTCGCGCTGCGCCTGCCGCTGGTGGCTCACGTGTCGCTGACTGGCGCGCTGTTCTCGGCGGTCGCGCTCATGGCGCTGCGGTCATGCCTACCTGGTCCTGACGAGGCGGGCGGGCGTCCGGGGAAGACGGACGGGGCTTCGATTACCGGCAGCTTGGCCGCCCTGCGGCGTGTCGCTCCGACCGTGGTGGCGCTCGCGCTCATAGCCATCGCCGGCGTCACCGTCGAGGACGTCGGTGGCAGCTGGTCGAGCCTGTACCTTCGCGAGTCGTTGGGCGCGCCGGGCGCCCTGGCGGCGTTGGGCTACATCAGCCTGGTCGGCTTCCACTTCCTGGGGCGGTTGCTTGGCGACGGCACGGTCGATCGCCTCGGCCAGCGCGCCGTCGCCCGGTTGGGCGGTCTGCTCGCCGCGGTCGGCATGGGCGCCGCCCTGGCTTTCCCCACGGTGCCGAGCACGCTCCTCGGCTTCGCGGCCGCCGGCTTCGGCGTCGCGACGCTGGTGCCCGCCGCGTTGCAGGCCGCCGATGCGCTGCCCGGGCTGCGGCCCGGCACCGGGCTGGCGCTGCTCACGTGGCTGATGCGCCTCGGCTTCCTGCTCTCCCCGCCGGTCATCGGCCTGATCTCCGACGCGAGCGACCTGCGCACGGCGCTGCTCGTCGTGCCCGTCGCCGGGGTGCTGGTGTTGGCGTTGTCGGGCGTGTTGCGGCCGCGATCGTGAGGGTCCTCGACGGTTCGGCTCCGGTCGCCCGCCTCGGCGGCTACGCTCTGGAACTACTCCACTTCGGCCTGAAGAACGCCCGGGCCTGCGTCTTCCCGGTGTTCGTGTTCGCCATGTTGGCCCTGTCGCAGCTGGTGCCGCTGCCCATCGCCCGCTACGACTTCATGCTGTGCACCTGCCTGGTCATGCAGGCGGTCATGCTCGCCACCGGGCTCGAGACGCGCGACGAGCTGAAGGTCATCACCCTCTTCCACCTGCTCGGGCTGGGCCTAGAGCTGTTCAAGACGCACGCGGGCTCATGGTCGTACCCCGAGGCGGCGCTGACGAAGGTGTGGGGCGTGCCCCTCTACAGCGGCTTCATGTACGCCAGCGTGGCGAGCTACATGATCCAGGCCTGGCGGTTGCTTCGGCTGCGGTTCCTCTGCTGGCCGCGGGCTCGTCTCGTCGCGCCCCTCGGCGCGCTCATCTACCTGAACTTCTTCACCAACCACTTCCTGCCCGACCTCAGGTTCTGGCTCGTGGCGGCGGTGCTGGTGGTCTTCGGTCGCACGTGGGTGGCCTTCACGCCGCTGA
Coding sequences:
- a CDS encoding MFS transporter, with translation MTTPLDNARAPVLHRARVAVSALFFCNGAMYASILPRYPEIKAALRLSDAAYGLAIAALPVGALLSGLAAATLVRRFGSARLAAYGSVALALAILAVGLSTTPLFFALALFVVGLLDSVTDVAQNAHGLRVQRGYRRSIINGFHAIWSLGAVAGGLLSAGAVALRLPLVAHVSLTGALFSAVALMALRSCLPGPDEAGGRPGKTDGASITGSLAALRRVAPTVVALALIAIAGVTVEDVGGSWSSLYLRESLGAPGALAALGYISLVGFHFLGRLLGDGTVDRLGQRAVARLGGLLAAVGMGAALAFPTVPSTLLGFAAAGFGVATLVPAALQAADALPGLRPGTGLALLTWLMRLGFLLSPPVIGLISDASDLRTALLVVPVAGVLVLALSGVLRPRS
- a CDS encoding DUF817 domain-containing protein, with translation MRVLDGSAPVARLGGYALELLHFGLKNARACVFPVFVFAMLALSQLVPLPIARYDFMLCTCLVMQAVMLATGLETRDELKVITLFHLLGLGLELFKTHAGSWSYPEAALTKVWGVPLYSGFMYASVASYMIQAWRLLRLRFLCWPRARLVAPLGALIYLNFFTNHFLPDLRFWLVAAVLVVFGRTWVAFTPLTKERRIPLPLAFLLIGVFVWFAENIATYFGAWQYPHQEDGWHLVSLHKLSSWALLVIVSMIAVVQLKRVKGGRADERQDVMPWASVTDPT